The following proteins come from a genomic window of Mycobacterium sp. DL:
- a CDS encoding universal stress protein — translation MDTTLVVVLAAAWIIVGLLSGLWMARHGHDPLWTLIAVVLGPLFVPIAMERVQRRPSVATFGSRGAPPLRSDATPGLRVLVGYDGSAEAERGLATALRLFGPHCGLLVLAEVVHYETAENATRTDLEAASERLAGLVDGAEIVGVVHTEVLAGAPGPTLRGFAEQQDMDLLVVGRRGQGVSTRLLGSVSADIIQHSKVPVLVIEPEDDSGGKS, via the coding sequence GTGGACACCACCCTCGTCGTCGTACTGGCCGCCGCGTGGATCATCGTGGGGCTGCTGTCCGGACTCTGGATGGCCCGCCACGGACACGATCCGTTGTGGACGTTGATCGCGGTGGTGTTGGGACCACTGTTCGTCCCCATTGCGATGGAGCGGGTGCAGCGTCGTCCCAGCGTCGCCACGTTCGGCAGTAGAGGAGCCCCGCCCCTCAGATCGGATGCCACTCCCGGATTGCGCGTGTTGGTGGGCTACGACGGGTCGGCCGAGGCTGAACGCGGGCTCGCGACCGCGCTGCGACTCTTTGGGCCGCATTGCGGACTGCTGGTGCTGGCCGAAGTCGTGCACTACGAGACAGCCGAGAACGCCACCCGCACCGACCTCGAGGCGGCCTCAGAGCGCCTGGCCGGTCTGGTGGATGGTGCCGAGATCGTCGGTGTGGTGCACACCGAGGTACTCGCCGGCGCGCCCGGCCCGACGCTACGCGGGTTCGCCGAACAGCAGGACATGGATCTTCTGGTGGTCGGGCGGCGCGGGCAGGGCGTGTCCACCCGTCTGCTGGGAAGTGTCTCGGCCGACATCATCCAGCACTCCAAGGTGCCGGTGCTCGTCATCGAACCGGAGGACGACTCGGGCGGGAAGAGCTGA
- a CDS encoding cytochrome c biogenesis CcdA family protein encodes MMDGGAVGFAMAAGLVAALNPCGFALLPGYLALVVAGEGGAPPGRLAAVGRALAATAMMATGFLVVFGSFALILAPFTAVIQQYLPVFTVVIGAVLVLLGAWMLSGRELTLVLPKARSGAPTARLGSMFGYGVAYAVASLSCTIGPFLAVTGSTFRTGSILDGVTAYLAYAAGMALLVGVLATAIALAAGPVTNWLRGATGHLNRIGGVLLLAAGAYVAYYGVYELRVIGGGSASDPLIEAAARVQEAMSAAVGAIGILPLLVLLVVIIGAAGVFRWRRVARRRRTTAAEG; translated from the coding sequence CTGATGGACGGAGGAGCCGTCGGGTTCGCCATGGCCGCGGGACTGGTCGCGGCCCTGAATCCGTGCGGCTTCGCGCTTCTGCCGGGATACCTGGCTCTGGTTGTGGCCGGCGAGGGCGGTGCGCCTCCCGGTCGCCTCGCCGCGGTGGGCCGCGCGCTTGCTGCCACGGCGATGATGGCGACCGGCTTTCTGGTCGTCTTCGGATCGTTTGCACTGATCTTGGCGCCCTTCACCGCCGTGATCCAGCAGTACCTGCCGGTCTTCACCGTGGTCATCGGGGCCGTGTTGGTCCTGCTCGGGGCCTGGATGCTCAGCGGCCGGGAGCTGACCCTCGTTCTCCCGAAGGCCCGAAGCGGTGCGCCCACCGCGCGGCTGGGCTCGATGTTCGGCTACGGCGTGGCCTACGCGGTGGCCTCGCTGTCCTGCACGATCGGCCCGTTCCTCGCGGTCACCGGCTCGACCTTCCGGACGGGCTCGATTCTGGACGGGGTCACCGCCTACCTGGCCTATGCCGCAGGCATGGCGTTGCTGGTCGGTGTCCTCGCCACCGCGATCGCGCTGGCGGCCGGGCCGGTCACGAACTGGCTCCGCGGCGCGACAGGCCATCTGAACCGGATCGGCGGTGTGCTGCTGCTCGCGGCCGGTGCGTATGTGGCGTACTACGGCGTGTACGAACTGCGAGTGATCGGCGGTGGGTCGGCCTCGGACCCGCTGATCGAGGCTGCCGCACGGGTGCAGGAAGCGATGTCAGCGGCCGTCGGCGCCATCGGAATCCTGCCGCTGCTGGTGCTTCTCGTCGTGATAATCGGCGCCGCCGGGGTCTTCCGATGGCGCCGAGTCGCCCGCCGTCGGAGGACGACGGCTGCTGAAGGCTGA
- the trxA gene encoding thioredoxin, producing MTINAKPINATNINNLTYDDFEPTVTDNPIVLVDFWASWCGPCRAFAPVFERSAAAHPDVVHAKVDTQAERDLAATLDIRSIPTVMAFRDGVLVYSQAGAMPAAALEDLISRVKALDMAQVRAKIAARKGSASA from the coding sequence ATGACAATCAATGCCAAACCCATCAACGCAACGAACATCAACAACCTGACCTACGACGACTTCGAGCCCACGGTAACCGACAATCCGATTGTCCTGGTGGACTTCTGGGCGTCCTGGTGTGGCCCGTGCCGCGCTTTCGCGCCGGTCTTCGAGCGGTCGGCCGCCGCGCATCCGGACGTCGTGCACGCCAAGGTCGACACCCAGGCCGAACGTGACCTGGCCGCCACGCTGGACATCCGCTCCATCCCGACCGTGATGGCGTTCCGTGACGGTGTGCTGGTGTACAGCCAGGCCGGTGCGATGCCGGCGGCGGCACTGGAAGATCTGATCAGCCGCGTGAAAGCACTGGACATGGCGCAGGTCCGCGCCAAGATCGCGGCGCGGAAAGGGTCCGCGTCGGCGTAA
- a CDS encoding redoxin family protein, producing MPSARSRRGLTVRIRYAVAALGATVSVAAGCGGSAETTESVAAGTAPTVASETTASVASVPAQLDFVAQTVGGQKFSGQTLAGKPAVFWFWAPWCPTCQREAPEVAEAARANPDATFVGVAALDQQPAMQEFVDRYDLDFFTNIADIDGAVWQRFGVTAQPAFAFVTADGSVDVVPGTLGAPALNTRISTLVNP from the coding sequence ATGCCGTCCGCGCGAAGTAGGAGAGGTCTGACAGTGCGAATCAGGTATGCAGTTGCGGCGCTGGGCGCCACCGTCAGCGTCGCTGCGGGATGCGGCGGTTCCGCGGAGACCACCGAATCGGTGGCTGCGGGAACGGCTCCCACAGTGGCGTCCGAGACGACGGCGAGCGTCGCATCGGTGCCGGCTCAACTCGACTTCGTCGCCCAGACCGTCGGTGGACAGAAGTTCTCCGGACAGACGCTGGCCGGTAAGCCCGCTGTGTTCTGGTTCTGGGCGCCGTGGTGCCCCACCTGTCAGCGAGAGGCACCGGAGGTCGCCGAGGCCGCGCGCGCCAATCCCGACGCAACATTTGTCGGCGTCGCGGCCTTGGATCAGCAGCCTGCGATGCAGGAGTTCGTCGACAGATACGACCTGGACTTCTTCACCAACATCGCCGACATCGACGGCGCGGTATGGCAGCGGTTCGGCGTGACTGCGCAACCGGCCTTTGCGTTCGTCACGGCAGACGGGTCGGTCGACGTCGTGCCCGGCACCCTGGGCGCGCCGGCGCTCAACACCCGGATCTCCACCCTCGTCAACCCCTGA
- a CDS encoding dicarboxylate/amino acid:cation symporter, which translates to MKSLSHPAVQIGLAAIGGILFGLLVGEWAANLKFVGDMFIRLIQMAIVPLVMTSVIVATGSMTGTGTGRIAFRTFKWMLGFSFVAAVLAWALSVLIRPGAGIVFGEAVDPSLEGSVDEALGWQETLLNFVSTNIFDAMSTATMVPIIVFSLLFGVALRTQINKTGDTRVLTFIDQLQQIVLTMIRLVMYIAPLGVFCLLAPLAGDVGFAVVTTALKYLGTTLLGVLILFALFVVVVTARTRLNPWKLPGKLAEQTAIAVTTTSSAVTFPTVLRNTVEKIGVSQKVANFTLSVGLTMGSYGAVLNYMIVVMFLAQSGNIDLTIGQIVLGMGLAILLNMGTVTVPGGFPVIAMFLAASLDLPVQAIGLMIAVDWFTGIFRTFLNVNGDTFVAMLVANADDEIDHDVYNGTKTVTAEDIDLEEYRDVMARADQAD; encoded by the coding sequence ATGAAGTCGCTGTCACATCCCGCGGTCCAGATCGGTCTCGCTGCGATCGGCGGCATCCTCTTCGGCCTGCTGGTCGGGGAATGGGCGGCCAATCTGAAGTTCGTCGGCGACATGTTCATCCGGCTGATCCAGATGGCGATCGTGCCACTGGTGATGACGTCGGTGATCGTGGCGACGGGATCGATGACCGGGACGGGCACCGGCAGGATCGCCTTCCGCACGTTCAAGTGGATGCTCGGCTTCTCTTTCGTCGCAGCGGTTCTGGCATGGGCGCTGAGTGTCCTGATCCGGCCCGGCGCGGGAATCGTTTTCGGCGAGGCGGTCGACCCGAGCCTGGAGGGGTCGGTCGACGAGGCTCTGGGTTGGCAGGAGACACTGCTCAACTTCGTCTCGACGAACATCTTCGACGCGATGTCGACGGCGACGATGGTGCCGATCATCGTGTTCTCGCTGTTGTTCGGAGTTGCCCTGCGCACTCAGATCAACAAGACCGGCGACACGCGGGTGCTCACGTTCATCGATCAACTCCAGCAGATCGTGCTCACCATGATCCGATTGGTGATGTACATCGCGCCGCTCGGCGTGTTCTGTCTGTTGGCACCGCTCGCAGGGGATGTCGGCTTTGCGGTGGTGACCACCGCCCTGAAATACCTTGGTACAACGCTGCTCGGGGTGCTGATCCTGTTCGCGCTGTTTGTTGTCGTCGTCACGGCACGTACCCGTCTGAATCCGTGGAAGCTGCCCGGCAAGCTGGCCGAACAGACCGCGATCGCCGTCACCACAACGAGTTCGGCAGTCACCTTCCCCACGGTGCTGAGGAACACCGTCGAAAAGATCGGTGTCAGCCAGAAGGTCGCCAACTTCACGCTGTCGGTGGGGCTGACGATGGGCTCCTACGGGGCGGTGCTGAACTACATGATCGTGGTCATGTTCCTCGCGCAGTCGGGCAACATCGATCTGACCATCGGCCAGATCGTGCTGGGAATGGGCCTGGCGATCCTGCTCAACATGGGCACCGTCACGGTCCCCGGCGGATTCCCGGTGATCGCGATGTTCCTGGCGGCATCACTGGATCTTCCGGTCCAGGCCATCGGTCTGATGATCGCGGTCGACTGGTTCACCGGCATCTTCCGCACCTTCCTCAACGTCAATGGAGACACCTTCGTGGCGATGCTGGTCGCCAACGCCGACGATGAGATCGACCACGATGTGTACAACGGCACGAAGACGGTCACAGCCGAGGACATCGACCTCGAGGAGTACCGCGACGTGATGGCCCGCGCCGACCAGGCCGATTGA